The following are from one region of the Nostoc cf. commune SO-36 genome:
- a CDS encoding phosphodiester glycosidase family protein — MPSSKICRRSFLFLGGAVLAQGLTLALPAAAQTVQVKRGKVNGFSFYQTIIDLTDPNTFITIGLANNATLANTHQKTSGDEEFNNLVARYRAAVVANGTFFAKNAQKTVMGNMVAAGRFIKYSQWENYGTTLGLRAGNKPEMMTARVDGKPEWNQHWLSITCGPRLLRRGQIWLKPDVEGFKDPGVLGTGARTAIGFPADGKKLFLINFDSGLTLQQEAQAMKAIGCYEAMNLDGGASKAFAANGKILVPAGRPLTNVIVVYDAKNPAPAALQQSWIRFQKGDRPIIPSA; from the coding sequence ATGCCAAGTTCCAAAATCTGCCGGCGGTCTTTCTTGTTTCTAGGAGGTGCTGTCTTGGCACAAGGATTAACATTGGCACTCCCCGCAGCCGCTCAAACTGTACAAGTGAAGAGGGGTAAGGTAAATGGTTTCTCTTTTTATCAAACTATTATTGACCTCACTGACCCCAATACCTTCATTACTATTGGTTTAGCGAATAATGCAACTTTGGCTAATACTCATCAAAAAACTAGTGGTGATGAAGAATTTAACAATCTAGTGGCTCGTTATCGCGCGGCTGTCGTTGCTAATGGTACTTTTTTTGCTAAGAATGCCCAGAAAACAGTGATGGGTAACATGGTAGCAGCAGGCAGATTTATCAAATACAGCCAATGGGAAAATTATGGCACTACTTTGGGGTTACGAGCTGGCAATAAACCGGAAATGATGACAGCACGGGTTGATGGTAAACCTGAATGGAATCAACATTGGTTGTCTATCACCTGCGGCCCTCGACTGTTAAGGCGGGGACAAATTTGGCTGAAGCCGGATGTTGAAGGATTTAAAGATCCTGGTGTTTTAGGTACTGGCGCACGAACTGCTATCGGCTTTCCTGCTGATGGTAAAAAGCTATTTTTGATAAATTTCGATAGTGGACTAACTTTACAGCAAGAAGCGCAAGCAATGAAAGCAATTGGCTGTTACGAAGCGATGAATTTAGATGGTGGTGCATCAAAAGCTTTTGCTGCTAACGGTAAAATTTTAGTTCCCGCAGGACGCCCATTAACTAATGTGATTGTTGTTTATGATGCTAAAAATCCCGCTCCTGCTGCTTTACAACAGTCATGGATAAGGTTTCAGAAAGGCGATCGCCCCATAATACCTAGTGCTTAA
- the thiC gene encoding phosphomethylpyrimidine synthase: protein MRTEWVAKRRGQSNVSQMHYARQGVITEEMHYVARRENLPVDLIRDEVARGRMIIPANINHTNLEPMAIGIASKCKVNANIGASPNSSNLQEEVDKLNLAVKYGADTVMDLSTGGGNLDEIRTAIIKASPVPIGTVPVYQALESVHGTIENLTADDFLHIIEKHAQQGVDYQTIHAGILIEHLPLVRNRLTGIVSRGGGILARWMLHHHKQNPLYTHFQDIIEIFKRYDVSFSLGDSLRPGCTHDASDEAQLAELKTLGQLTRKAWEDDVQVMVEGPGHVPMDQIEFNVRKQMEECSEAPFYVLGPLVTDIAPGYDHITSAIGAAMAGWYGTAMLCYVTPKEHLGLPDAEDVRNGLIAYKIAAHAADIARHRPGARDRDDELSKARYNFDWNRQFELSLDPERAKEYHDETLPADIYKTAEFCSMCGPKFCPMQTKVDADALTELEKFLAKETVTQS, encoded by the coding sequence ATGCGGACAGAATGGGTTGCTAAACGACGTGGGCAAAGTAATGTATCTCAAATGCACTACGCCCGCCAAGGTGTTATCACCGAAGAAATGCACTATGTCGCCCGGCGAGAAAATCTCCCTGTTGATCTCATTCGTGACGAAGTAGCGCGGGGACGAATGATTATCCCGGCTAATATTAATCACACTAATCTAGAGCCGATGGCTATTGGCATCGCCTCTAAATGTAAAGTAAATGCTAATATCGGCGCTTCCCCCAACTCTTCTAATCTTCAGGAAGAAGTTGATAAGCTAAATCTGGCGGTGAAGTACGGTGCTGATACCGTGATGGATTTGTCCACAGGCGGCGGTAACTTGGATGAAATTCGTACCGCAATCATTAAAGCTTCGCCTGTTCCCATTGGTACAGTGCCAGTATACCAAGCTTTAGAAAGCGTCCACGGTACAATTGAAAATCTGACTGCTGATGATTTTCTCCATATCATCGAAAAGCACGCCCAGCAAGGGGTAGACTATCAAACTATCCACGCAGGGATTTTAATTGAGCATTTGCCTTTGGTGAGAAACCGGCTCACTGGGATTGTCTCTCGCGGTGGCGGTATTTTGGCGCGGTGGATGTTGCATCACCACAAACAAAACCCGCTTTATACGCACTTTCAAGATATTATTGAGATTTTTAAAAGGTACGATGTCTCTTTCAGTTTGGGAGATTCCCTACGTCCTGGCTGCACCCATGATGCCTCAGATGAAGCACAATTAGCTGAATTGAAAACCCTGGGACAGCTAACTCGCAAAGCCTGGGAAGATGATGTACAGGTGATGGTGGAAGGGCCTGGACACGTCCCAATGGATCAAATTGAGTTCAACGTCCGTAAGCAGATGGAAGAGTGTTCTGAAGCACCTTTCTATGTTTTGGGGCCATTGGTGACAGACATTGCTCCCGGTTACGACCACATCACTTCAGCCATTGGAGCAGCTATGGCTGGATGGTACGGTACTGCAATGCTGTGCTATGTAACACCTAAAGAACATTTGGGTCTACCAGATGCTGAAGATGTGCGAAATGGGTTGATTGCCTATAAGATAGCGGCTCATGCGGCTGATATTGCTAGACATCGCCCTGGTGCAAGGGATAGAGATGATGAACTTTCTAAGGCGCGTTACAACTTCGATTGGAACCGTCAGTTTGAATTATCACTCGATCCAGAAAGAGCTAAGGAATATCACGATGAAACTTTACCAGCAGATATCTATAAAACTGCTGAGTTTTGTTCGATGTGTGGGCCTAAGTTCTGCCCAATGCAAACTAAGGTTGATGCTGATGCGCTGACAGAATTAGAGAAGTTCTTGGCGAAAGAGACTGTAACTCAAAGCTAA
- a CDS encoding S8 family serine peptidase, translating into MVQVRYGGQNGQQYEFAISNEHVVVRTESRNTLVGARSFEVAPVSPTARSILNQFDLRTRFRQAGVEILQAKVPNQGVALRDYAREILNRESEVQFAGRVLIDPVSQQPVIYTENIFVKFDSEEESRVCQEVLKHYNLTIKRQLEYARNAYFVSATANTGIAIFDIAERLLNEESVELCHPELARESRQRQVFPQQWHLKQTTINGKVINAHANVEAAWKLSDGTGTIIAIIDDGVDMEHEEFRSSGKIVAPRDVTRKTDNPRPGNENNHGTSCAGVACANGKFGASGVAPGAKLMPIRLASALGSQDEADAFVWAAQNGADVISCSWGPADGTWFEPNDPVHNQKVPLPDSTRLAIDFAINKGRNGKGCVVLFAAGNGNESVDNDGYASYQKVIAVAACNDYGTRSAYSDFGKAVWCAFPSNNGDSSQTSGIWTTDRSGVLGYNSGNRNLGEAVGNYTNEFGGTSSACPGAAGVAALIVARNPNLRWDEVRDIIKRSCDRIDATGGKYDANGRSPFYGYGRINALKAVELAKPTQTSPISIFQAVQDIPINDLQTSTLSLAIANTTLLKSIKVNVDIEHTYIGDLIVTLLPPVQIGILPIVLHDRQGGATDNIKTTYDEVNTPKLAAFKGKSPQGTWTLEVADKADADTGKIRSLTIEIGF; encoded by the coding sequence ATGGTTCAGGTTCGTTATGGTGGACAGAATGGCCAACAGTATGAATTTGCTATCAGTAACGAACACGTTGTAGTGCGTACCGAAAGCCGCAACACTCTTGTTGGTGCAAGATCATTTGAAGTCGCACCTGTGTCACCCACAGCTCGTAGCATCCTTAATCAATTTGACTTAAGAACACGGTTTCGGCAAGCGGGTGTAGAAATTCTGCAAGCTAAAGTTCCAAATCAGGGTGTCGCTTTGCGCGATTATGCCCGTGAAATTCTCAACAGAGAGTCTGAAGTCCAATTTGCCGGACGTGTTCTGATCGATCCAGTATCCCAACAACCTGTAATTTACACTGAAAACATTTTTGTTAAATTTGATAGCGAAGAAGAGTCAAGGGTCTGCCAAGAAGTTTTAAAACATTACAATTTAACAATTAAACGCCAACTTGAATATGCACGTAATGCTTATTTTGTCAGTGCTACTGCAAATACTGGTATAGCCATCTTTGACATTGCCGAGAGACTTCTAAATGAGGAATCAGTTGAACTGTGCCATCCTGAACTAGCGCGTGAATCACGCCAGCGTCAGGTTTTCCCACAGCAGTGGCACTTAAAACAAACAACAATTAATGGTAAAGTCATTAACGCTCATGCCAACGTTGAAGCAGCTTGGAAGTTGAGCGATGGCACAGGAACGATTATTGCAATTATCGACGATGGTGTGGATATGGAGCATGAAGAGTTCCGTTCCTCTGGCAAGATTGTTGCCCCGCGTGATGTCACGCGTAAAACGGATAATCCCAGACCGGGAAACGAGAATAATCACGGAACATCCTGTGCAGGAGTAGCTTGTGCCAATGGCAAGTTTGGTGCATCTGGTGTAGCACCGGGTGCAAAGCTGATGCCGATTCGTCTAGCTTCGGCGCTAGGATCACAAGATGAAGCCGATGCTTTTGTTTGGGCGGCTCAAAATGGTGCTGATGTTATTTCTTGCAGTTGGGGCCCCGCAGACGGTACTTGGTTTGAGCCAAATGATCCTGTACACAACCAAAAAGTACCTCTGCCTGATTCCACACGACTTGCTATAGACTTTGCAATCAATAAAGGACGCAATGGCAAAGGCTGTGTAGTTTTATTCGCAGCTGGCAATGGTAACGAAAGCGTTGATAACGACGGCTACGCTAGCTACCAAAAGGTGATTGCGGTGGCAGCTTGTAACGACTACGGCACAAGAAGCGCTTACAGTGATTTTGGTAAGGCTGTCTGGTGTGCTTTTCCTAGCAACAATGGTGACAGTTCTCAAACTAGTGGAATTTGGACAACCGATCGCTCTGGTGTACTTGGTTATAATTCTGGTAATCGAAATTTGGGTGAGGCCGTAGGCAACTACACGAACGAATTCGGCGGAACTTCCAGTGCTTGTCCAGGTGCGGCTGGTGTAGCAGCCTTGATTGTTGCCAGAAACCCAAATCTGCGTTGGGATGAAGTGCGAGACATTATTAAACGCTCGTGCGATCGCATTGATGCCACTGGAGGTAAATATGATGCTAATGGTCGCAGCCCTTTTTACGGTTACGGTCGAATCAATGCTCTGAAAGCTGTAGAATTAGCCAAGCCTACTCAAACATCACCCATTAGTATTTTTCAGGCAGTGCAAGATATCCCAATTAACGATTTGCAAACATCAACATTATCGTTGGCGATCGCTAATACCACCCTCCTAAAATCCATCAAAGTTAATGTAGACATCGAGCATACTTATATTGGTGATCTTATCGTTACTCTCCTTCCCCCGGTGCAAATAGGCATACTTCCGATAGTTTTGCACGATCGCCAAGGCGGAGCTACTGATAATATCAAAACAACTTATGACGAGGTAAACACCCCAAAACTTGCTGCCTTTAAAGGTAAAAGTCCCCAAGGAACCTGGACTCTAGAAGTTGCAGATAAAGCTGACGCAGATACAGGAAAAATTCGCAGCTTGACCATTGAAATCGGGTTTTAA
- a CDS encoding toprim domain-containing protein: MKCINCGTDNKLKDRKANQGRCLKCNHPFTFEPTSMSNIKITDSFFAKAIADISVNNTLFFTPKQLLYFLDNRIRKKSNSISQFGWLFIYIPLTFFAISSTVGLMIVNFIFVWTFVNQSNSSKLNNTSRRANARNLQILGGIILVGGILISINSNSFSFFVIVVIMGMLSIYLGSQQLGRIGFLRQEFLFSQSQVKDWLERWQQMNGSVLKILPSPNQENKPTSINPDVTAYSFDRLVVCDSANIAQLLIANNFHFENNCAILSITGYPQSIFDTTMQMLRRNPDLKVYAVHDCNSQGIGLVHNLRTNANWFLHREITIIDIGLMPRQIIATKRGMFIQFSPQSARAAKQLPKEVRQSLSAEELRWLESGNFVELESFSPQKIIKVLQKGIAGSRDLESDDSSLLLVGDTGNDMYVCSKFWLVFSFCL; encoded by the coding sequence ATGAAATGTATTAACTGCGGAACTGACAATAAGTTAAAAGACCGGAAAGCTAATCAAGGTCGGTGTCTGAAATGCAATCATCCCTTTACTTTTGAGCCTACCAGCATGAGTAATATTAAGATTACTGACTCTTTTTTTGCAAAGGCGATCGCTGATATTTCTGTAAATAACACTTTATTTTTTACACCCAAACAACTGCTGTATTTTCTAGATAATCGTATCAGAAAAAAATCAAATTCAATTTCACAATTTGGCTGGTTGTTTATATATATACCTTTGACTTTTTTTGCAATTTCCTCAACTGTTGGTTTAATGATAGTAAATTTTATATTTGTTTGGACATTTGTTAATCAGAGTAATTCAAGTAAACTCAACAATACAAGTCGCAGAGCAAATGCTAGAAATTTACAAATACTAGGAGGAATTATTCTTGTTGGAGGAATTTTAATAAGTATTAACTCAAATTCATTTAGTTTCTTTGTCATTGTTGTAATTATGGGAATGCTGTCTATATATTTGGGAAGTCAACAGTTAGGGAGAATTGGATTCTTAAGACAAGAATTTTTATTTTCACAATCTCAAGTTAAAGATTGGCTAGAGCGCTGGCAGCAAATGAATGGTTCAGTTTTAAAAATTCTTCCTTCTCCCAACCAGGAAAATAAACCAACTTCAATTAATCCTGATGTAACAGCTTACAGTTTTGATAGATTAGTCGTTTGTGATAGTGCTAATATTGCCCAATTATTAATTGCTAATAATTTTCACTTTGAAAATAACTGTGCAATTCTCAGCATTACTGGATATCCTCAAAGCATTTTTGACACCACAATGCAAATGCTACGCCGCAATCCCGATTTAAAAGTTTATGCAGTGCATGATTGCAATTCACAAGGAATTGGTTTAGTTCATAATTTAAGAACCAACGCTAATTGGTTTCTCCATAGAGAAATTACGATTATTGATATCGGACTAATGCCACGTCAAATTATCGCTACTAAGCGCGGAATGTTCATTCAATTCTCTCCACAGTCAGCGCGAGCAGCTAAACAATTACCTAAAGAAGTTCGTCAAAGTTTATCTGCTGAAGAATTAAGATGGTTAGAATCTGGAAACTTTGTAGAATTGGAATCTTTCAGCCCCCAAAAAATAATTAAAGTTTTGCAAAAGGGTATTGCTGGCAGTCGAGATTTAGAAAGTGATGACAGCAGTTTGCTTTTAGTAGGCGATACAGGAAATGATATGTACGTTTGTTCAAAGTTTTGGTTAGTATTCTCATTTTGCCTGTAG
- a CDS encoding Uma2 family endonuclease → MVREYSAQRHLPPLESGDRLTRPEFERRYAAAPHIKKAELIEGIVYVASPLRHEQHGKPHSRVITWLGVYQSLTPGVDLSDAPTVRLDLDNEPQPDVVLFIEPDAGGQTRLSSDGYIEGSPELIVEIAASSVAINTGSKKQVYRRNGVLEYVIWQSYENKIEWFCLIDGDYRLLSPSADGIIRSGVFPGLWLAVEALLNNQMVQVLEVVQAGLKSLEHDAFVQQLKKQKIV, encoded by the coding sequence ATGGTTAGAGAGTACTCAGCCCAGAGACATCTGCCTCCGCTTGAAAGTGGCGATCGCTTAACTCGCCCTGAATTTGAACGGCGTTATGCGGCTGCACCCCATATCAAGAAAGCAGAACTGATAGAAGGAATTGTTTACGTGGCATCTCCCTTAAGACACGAACAACATGGCAAACCCCACAGTCGGGTAATAACTTGGTTAGGAGTCTACCAATCACTGACTCCCGGCGTTGATTTGAGTGATGCCCCAACCGTCAGACTAGATTTAGACAATGAACCTCAGCCAGATGTAGTGCTGTTTATTGAACCAGACGCAGGGGGACAAACCCGTTTAAGCAGCGATGGTTACATTGAAGGATCTCCCGAATTGATTGTTGAAATTGCCGCGAGTAGCGTTGCGATCAATACAGGGAGCAAAAAGCAGGTTTATCGCCGTAATGGGGTGTTGGAGTACGTAATCTGGCAATCTTACGAGAATAAAATTGAATGGTTTTGCCTAATTGATGGTGACTATCGATTGCTATCTCCCAGTGCAGATGGAATTATTCGCTCTGGGGTGTTTCCGGGTTTGTGGTTAGCGGTGGAAGCGCTGTTAAACAATCAGATGGTGCAGGTGTTGGAGGTAGTGCAAGCGGGGTTGAAGTCACTGGAACATGATGCGTTTGTGCAGCAGTTGAAGAAACAGAAGATTGTTTGA
- a CDS encoding PIN domain-containing protein translates to MSKQYKIYLDACCLNRPFDDQTQSRIYLEAQAVMTILNQCQSVAWKLINSSALIAELNQTPDLERLQNVKKLLDIAKIKVINSTFIEDRAAQLQKLGFSSYDATHIASAERSQADVFLTTDDRLFKKAQKNSQLINVLINNPVQWLAEVIQVEESNDENPK, encoded by the coding sequence ATGAGCAAACAATATAAAATATATCTTGATGCTTGTTGTTTGAATCGTCCGTTTGATGACCAGACGCAATCTCGTATTTATTTAGAAGCACAGGCAGTTATGACAATTCTAAATCAATGTCAATCAGTGGCTTGGAAACTGATCAACAGCAGTGCTTTAATCGCCGAATTAAACCAAACACCTGATTTAGAAAGACTACAAAACGTCAAAAAATTACTCGACATTGCTAAAATTAAAGTTATTAATAGCACCTTCATTGAAGACAGAGCCGCTCAACTTCAAAAATTAGGATTCTCCAGCTATGATGCCACCCACATCGCCAGCGCCGAAAGAAGTCAGGCTGATGTATTTCTCACAACAGATGACAGACTCTTCAAAAAAGCTCAAAAAAACTCTCAATTAATTAACGTATTGATTAATAATCCCGTTCAATGGCTGGCTGAAGTAATACAAGTGGAGGAAAGTAATGATGAAAACCCAAAATGA
- a CDS encoding rRNA large subunit pseudouridine synthase E, translated as MTNHYRYIIFYKPYGVLSQFTKDAPTHSTLKDYIDVPDVYPVGRLDWDSEGLLMLTNDGQLQHRLAHPRFGHKRTYWVQVERIPDADAIKKLQVGVEIQDYRTQPAEVKLLPEEPQLPERTPPIRFRKNVPTAWLEMTLTEGKNRQVRRMTAAVGFPTLRLVRVSIAHLQLDDLQLGQWRDLTASELQFLHK; from the coding sequence ATGACCAATCATTACCGATATATTATTTTTTACAAACCCTATGGCGTTCTTAGTCAGTTTACAAAAGATGCCCCTACACATAGCACCTTAAAAGATTATATTGATGTGCCTGATGTGTATCCTGTGGGACGCTTAGATTGGGATAGTGAAGGATTGCTAATGTTGACAAACGATGGACAATTGCAACATCGTCTCGCCCATCCGCGTTTTGGTCATAAACGCACTTACTGGGTGCAGGTAGAGCGAATTCCAGATGCAGATGCGATCAAAAAGTTACAAGTAGGTGTGGAAATTCAAGATTATCGCACTCAACCAGCAGAAGTTAAGCTCTTACCAGAAGAACCACAGTTACCTGAACGCACTCCGCCAATTAGATTTCGCAAAAATGTACCGACAGCTTGGCTGGAAATGACTTTGACAGAGGGGAAAAATCGCCAAGTACGGCGCATGACTGCGGCTGTAGGGTTTCCGACTTTGCGGCTGGTGAGGGTCAGTATAGCTCACCTACAATTAGATGATTTACAGTTGGGTCAATGGCGCGATCTCACCGCATCTGAACTCCAATTTCTACATAAATAA